The following proteins come from a genomic window of Methanoculleus caldifontis:
- a CDS encoding winged helix-turn-helix transcriptional regulator produces MQDECTVNQTVRYLGKKWTLLIILELYKGEGYTRRFTEVKDRLPGITAKVLSARLKELEEEGLIKRRVEAGTVPVRSEYTLTESGLEIVGVIKDIKQWALRWKVENLACGAQDCRRCVL; encoded by the coding sequence ATGCAGGACGAGTGTACGGTCAATCAGACCGTCAGGTACCTGGGAAAGAAGTGGACGCTCCTGATCATCCTCGAGCTCTATAAGGGGGAGGGCTACACCCGGCGGTTCACCGAGGTGAAGGACCGCCTCCCGGGGATCACGGCAAAGGTCCTCTCGGCCCGACTGAAGGAACTCGAGGAAGAAGGCCTTATCAAGCGGAGGGTGGAGGCCGGGACCGTCCCCGTGAGGAGTGAGTACACTCTCACCGAGAGCGGGCTGGAGATCGTCGGGGTGATCAAGGATATCAAGCAGTGGGCGCTCCGGTGGAAGGTCGAGAACCTCGCCTGTGGGGCGCAGGACTGCCGGCGTTGTGTACTGTAA
- the hcp gene encoding hydroxylamine reductase, with protein MFCNQCEETAKGLGCTVRGVCGKDKETAGLQDVLIYVLKGLSARNLAAMKNGGGNPDAGRFVGGCLFATLTNVNFDPARLRDMIREAARIRDALPASGSAEPDACTWVPAGPAAIAAKAQEIVAARDAVDPDLRSLHDLLIYGLKGIGAYSHHAAALGYEDQEIAAFMQEGLAATLQDLTAGDMVGYVLACGKVGVKTFALLDAANTTAYGTPAITTVSTAAGTRPGILVTGHDLKDLADLLEQTRGAGVDVYTHGEMLPAHAYPALAKYDHLVGNYGGSWPFQREEFDRFNGPVLVTTNCLVPPKDSYRDRVYTTGLVGYAGLKHVDAPADGKKDFSALIEHAKRCEPPQDISRGDLITGCAHAPVLAIADTVISAVKSGAVKRFVVMAGCDGRHSGRDYYTRFAEALPADTVILTAGCAKYRYNSLDLGDIGGIPRVLDAGQCNDCYSLVVIAQALAEAFGVGINDLPVSYNIAWYEQKAVLVLLSLLSLGIKDITLGPRLPAFVSPGILKVLVENFGIKGIATVEEDLERMVPGN; from the coding sequence ATGTTCTGCAACCAGTGTGAAGAGACGGCAAAGGGCCTCGGCTGCACCGTACGCGGCGTCTGCGGCAAGGACAAAGAGACCGCCGGGCTCCAGGACGTCCTGATCTACGTCCTCAAAGGGCTCTCGGCGAGGAACCTCGCGGCGATGAAGAACGGCGGCGGAAACCCGGATGCCGGGAGGTTCGTCGGGGGATGCCTCTTTGCGACCCTGACCAACGTGAACTTCGACCCCGCCCGCCTCCGCGATATGATCCGTGAAGCAGCCCGCATCCGCGACGCCCTCCCGGCGTCCGGGAGCGCGGAGCCCGACGCCTGCACCTGGGTGCCGGCAGGCCCCGCGGCGATCGCGGCAAAGGCGCAGGAGATCGTCGCCGCACGGGACGCCGTGGATCCGGACCTGCGGTCGCTCCACGACCTCCTCATCTACGGGCTCAAAGGGATAGGCGCCTACTCCCACCACGCCGCGGCCCTCGGCTACGAGGATCAGGAGATCGCGGCCTTCATGCAGGAGGGGCTTGCCGCCACGCTGCAGGACCTCACCGCCGGGGATATGGTCGGCTACGTGCTCGCGTGCGGCAAAGTCGGCGTCAAAACCTTCGCCCTCCTCGACGCCGCAAACACGACCGCCTACGGGACGCCGGCGATCACGACCGTCAGCACCGCGGCGGGCACGCGGCCGGGGATCCTGGTCACCGGCCACGACCTCAAGGACCTCGCCGACCTCCTCGAGCAGACCCGCGGAGCGGGCGTCGACGTCTACACCCACGGCGAGATGCTCCCGGCGCACGCCTACCCGGCCCTTGCGAAGTACGACCACCTCGTCGGGAACTACGGCGGCTCCTGGCCCTTCCAGCGGGAGGAGTTCGACCGGTTCAACGGCCCCGTCCTCGTCACCACAAACTGCCTCGTCCCCCCGAAGGACTCCTACCGCGACCGGGTCTACACCACCGGGCTCGTCGGGTATGCGGGGTTAAAGCACGTCGACGCCCCGGCAGACGGGAAGAAGGACTTCTCGGCCCTGATCGAGCACGCGAAGCGTTGCGAGCCCCCGCAGGATATCTCCCGCGGCGATCTCATCACCGGGTGCGCCCACGCCCCGGTCCTCGCCATCGCGGATACGGTCATCAGTGCGGTGAAGTCCGGCGCCGTCAAGCGGTTCGTCGTGATGGCCGGCTGCGACGGCCGGCACAGCGGACGGGACTACTACACCCGGTTTGCAGAGGCTCTCCCCGCGGATACGGTCATCCTCACCGCCGGGTGCGCGAAGTACCGCTACAACAGCCTCGACCTTGGCGATATCGGCGGCATCCCCCGCGTCCTCGACGCCGGCCAGTGCAACGACTGCTACTCGCTCGTGGTCATCGCCCAGGCCCTCGCAGAAGCGTTCGGCGTCGGGATCAACGACCTCCCGGTCTCCTACAACATCGCCTGGTACGAGCAGAAGGCGGTGCTCGTCCTCCTCAGCCTCCTCTCGCTCGGCATCAAAGATATCACCCTCGGCCCCCGCCTCCCGGCCTTCGTCTCGCCCGGTATCCTGAAGGTTCTCGTCGAGAACTTCGGGATCAAGGGGATCGCGACGGTCGAGGAGGACCTCGAGCGGATGGTGCCGGGGAACTGA
- a CDS encoding type II toxin-antitoxin system HicA family toxin, with protein MERRQAYENLKRNPKSVRFEDLCRAAEAFGFRFRGKKGSHRIYVREGVAEILNFQNVGGKAKPYQVRQLLKVIENYNLLEDEDAA; from the coding sequence ATGGAGCGAAGGCAGGCCTACGAAAACCTGAAGCGGAACCCGAAAAGTGTGCGGTTCGAAGACCTTTGCCGTGCAGCAGAGGCATTCGGGTTCCGCTTCAGGGGCAAAAAGGGGAGTCACAGGATTTATGTGCGGGAAGGGGTTGCGGAGATCCTGAACTTCCAGAACGTAGGCGGGAAGGCAAAGCCCTATCAGGTTCGCCAACTGCTTAAAGTGATTGAGAACTATAATCTCCTGGAGGATGAGGATGCCGCATAG
- a CDS encoding type II toxin-antitoxin system HicB family antitoxin, protein MPHRYAIEIIYSDEDEGFIAVVPELPGCSAFGGTEEEALREVKVAVSLWLEVAREEGRAIPEPAGRERLRDILAGKGAACRPGA, encoded by the coding sequence ATGCCGCATAGATACGCGATCGAGATCATCTACAGCGATGAAGATGAGGGGTTCATCGCCGTGGTCCCGGAACTTCCAGGGTGCTCTGCGTTCGGCGGGACCGAGGAAGAAGCACTCCGCGAGGTGAAGGTTGCCGTCTCCCTCTGGCTTGAGGTTGCCCGCGAAGAGGGCAGGGCAATCCCGGAGCCCGCCGGGAGGGAGCGGCTCCGGGATATTCTTGCCGGAAAAGGCGCTGCGTGCAGACCGGGAGCATGA
- a CDS encoding cyclase family protein produces MLIPISYPLNRAAPLYPGTEPLTITRTKSFDEGDTEEKSLISFSSHAGTHIDLPRHFCPGGGQVRGLLAPEAVFEPVRCIEVKKEGEEPIRTQDLLPHLDAIRNSRAIFVRTGNGRVRESDPGAYAERHPWVHPEVPGFLRRENPALRLFGIDTISIAIPAEPEAGAEVHRGFLCGSPHIFLLEDVDLSYGRLLEEPWTLRVYPLVFDDLEGVPVVALAEFR; encoded by the coding sequence ATGCTCATCCCGATCTCGTACCCCCTGAACCGGGCAGCGCCGCTCTACCCCGGCACGGAACCGCTCACGATCACCCGCACGAAGTCCTTTGACGAGGGGGATACGGAGGAGAAGAGCCTGATCTCCTTCTCCAGCCATGCCGGGACACACATCGATCTCCCCCGCCACTTCTGCCCGGGCGGGGGCCAGGTCAGGGGTCTCCTTGCGCCGGAAGCGGTCTTTGAACCCGTGCGGTGCATCGAGGTGAAAAAGGAGGGCGAGGAGCCGATCCGGACCCAGGACCTCCTTCCGCACCTCGACGCGATCCGGAACTCACGTGCGATCTTCGTCCGGACCGGCAACGGCCGGGTCCGGGAGAGCGACCCGGGTGCCTACGCGGAGAGGCACCCCTGGGTGCACCCCGAGGTGCCGGGCTTCCTCCGCAGGGAGAACCCGGCCCTAAGGCTGTTCGGGATCGATACCATCTCCATCGCCATTCCTGCAGAACCGGAGGCGGGCGCCGAGGTCCACCGTGGGTTCCTCTGCGGCTCCCCGCACATCTTCCTGCTCGAGGACGTGGACCTCTCCTACGGCAGGCTGCTTGAGGAACCCTGGACCCTGCGGGTCTACCCTCTGGTCTTCGACGATCTCGAGGGGGTGCCGGTGGTGGCGCTCGCGGAGTTTAGGTGA
- a CDS encoding HAD family hydrolase: MSVLVMLTTLILDFDGVVVESLPLKTAAFRKVFSFAPEHLDEIIAFHLENGGMSRYDKYRYIYENILHEPLTPEQEEWLASEYVGLIFDAMLTVPYVEGAEELLEDCSRRLPLYIVSATPEGEMHEIARRRDLTKYFVRIYGSPKTKAECIREILAETGASPGEALFVGDAPNDWQAAYATGVRFVARIPPGDPDRFAGRPGVEGVVANLHQLREYLRESICSSRSRTP; the protein is encoded by the coding sequence ATGTCAGTACTCGTTATGCTCACCACCCTCATCCTCGACTTCGACGGCGTCGTCGTCGAATCCCTCCCCCTAAAGACCGCCGCGTTCCGGAAGGTCTTCTCCTTTGCCCCCGAACACCTCGACGAGATCATCGCCTTCCACCTCGAGAACGGTGGGATGTCCCGGTACGACAAGTACCGTTACATCTACGAAAACATCCTCCACGAGCCGCTCACCCCCGAGCAGGAGGAGTGGCTCGCGAGCGAGTACGTCGGGCTCATCTTCGATGCCATGCTCACCGTCCCGTACGTCGAAGGGGCGGAAGAACTTCTCGAAGACTGCTCCCGGCGGCTCCCGCTCTACATCGTATCCGCGACCCCCGAGGGGGAGATGCACGAGATCGCCCGCCGCCGCGACCTCACGAAGTATTTCGTCCGGATCTACGGCTCGCCGAAGACGAAGGCCGAGTGCATCAGGGAGATCCTGGCCGAGACCGGCGCCTCACCGGGCGAGGCCCTCTTCGTCGGCGACGCCCCGAACGACTGGCAGGCGGCCTATGCGACGGGCGTCCGGTTCGTCGCGAGGATCCCGCCCGGCGACCCGGATCGCTTTGCCGGCCGGCCGGGGGTGGAGGGGGTCGTGGCGAACCTTCATCAACTCCGGGAGTATCTACGGGAGAGCATATGCTCATCCCGATCTCGTACCCCCTGA
- a CDS encoding glycosyltransferase family 4 protein: MVSDPYAERSEARHSRLVGPVDTAMKICMLTSTHGPGDGRIFQKEAKSLAKEHEVTIIAPSDRSGSSVADGIRIVTVERPDSVALHPFTLLRLLRACLAEDADVYHCHEPDALLIGVLAKYLKGKRLVYDIHEHWPSEIPFDLGIRNGTPGQRMLSALVSRVEIALARRAEGTFAVSESVAARFRERGFDPLILSNYSIADLDVPYNLDRNGRDLMFMAGNMQSFHGVDECVRAVERARERYPDVSLTLVGNVREDLRERISGSGREGFVTSTGFLPYRAMYERLSEGTAGLLVFQPTYYNISIGLPNKLFDYMLIGLPVIASDLPEIRNIVTRADCGILVDPGSVEEIADAIAYLFDHPDEARRMGANGRRAVLERYNWSAMEADLLRMYRGLDGTSRSG; encoded by the coding sequence ATGGTATCAGATCCTTATGCGGAACGATCTGAAGCCCGGCACTCGCGCCTGGTAGGTCCGGTCGATACGGCTATGAAGATCTGCATGCTTACGTCCACGCACGGACCCGGCGACGGCAGGATATTTCAGAAAGAGGCAAAGAGCCTTGCAAAGGAGCATGAGGTCACGATCATCGCCCCTTCGGACAGGAGCGGCAGCAGCGTCGCGGACGGGATCCGCATCGTCACCGTAGAACGGCCGGACTCCGTCGCCCTCCACCCCTTCACGCTTCTCCGGCTTCTCCGGGCATGCCTCGCCGAGGACGCCGACGTCTACCACTGCCATGAGCCCGACGCTCTCCTCATCGGGGTCCTTGCGAAGTACCTCAAAGGGAAACGGCTCGTCTACGACATTCACGAGCACTGGCCCTCGGAGATCCCGTTCGATCTCGGCATCCGTAACGGCACCCCGGGACAGAGGATGCTTTCCGCGCTCGTCTCGCGGGTGGAGATTGCCCTGGCCCGCCGGGCCGAGGGCACGTTTGCCGTGAGCGAGAGCGTTGCGGCGCGGTTCAGGGAGAGGGGGTTCGACCCGCTCATCCTCTCGAACTACTCCATCGCCGACCTTGATGTTCCCTATAACCTGGACCGGAACGGCCGGGACCTCATGTTCATGGCAGGCAATATGCAGTCGTTCCATGGGGTCGACGAGTGCGTTCGGGCCGTCGAGCGGGCCCGGGAACGCTATCCCGATGTGTCCCTCACGCTCGTCGGAAACGTCCGGGAAGATCTCAGGGAACGGATCAGCGGCTCCGGCCGGGAAGGGTTCGTCACCTCAACCGGTTTCCTTCCCTACAGGGCAATGTACGAGAGGCTGAGCGAGGGTACCGCGGGGCTCCTTGTCTTCCAGCCGACATACTACAACATCTCCATCGGCTTGCCGAACAAGCTCTTCGACTACATGCTTATCGGGCTCCCGGTCATCGCAAGCGACCTGCCGGAGATCCGTAATATCGTTACCCGGGCGGACTGCGGCATCCTCGTCGATCCGGGGAGCGTGGAGGAGATCGCCGACGCAATCGCCTACCTCTTCGACCACCCGGACGAGGCGCGGAGGATGGGCGCAAACGGGAGGCGGGCGGTTCTTGAAAGGTATAACTGGTCCGCGATGGAGGCGGACCTCCTGCGGATGTACCGGGGCCTGGACGGCACATCCCGATCTGGATGA
- a CDS encoding glycosyltransferase, protein MIRIFAVLNGAVLRDDGNWSPTYTRIRFLLGELTRYEDLGVDTISFEVLPGQGLPERLCNNVIKTTVALRSAYRLLKDRPLAFFAYPHSLTTFQNRLLFRLCTACRIPTVVDIHDTREQAAAVGDGQFGVPQRTEGYCLGRATLLIALNPRMWERIRRTYHLDGTPVVFVPNGVEEEFFTQHSAPYSPVEGRFNICYTGALTKNRGIDLLVSSCGILRERYPWIRLHLIGPYGPGIPDDLKETIERSDFIVRAELPRSAIPAALAPMDLLVLPYNPGEPYLNLASPTKLFEYIGAARPILCTKCESLMDIDDEGGFTYADYSVPEMAEAIERLIFHPEVREEMGRALCRIRESHTWKERASRIYHGIRSLCGTI, encoded by the coding sequence ATGATCCGGATCTTTGCGGTTCTCAACGGGGCCGTCCTCAGGGACGACGGGAACTGGTCCCCCACGTACACGAGGATCCGATTTCTGCTCGGAGAACTCACCCGGTACGAGGATCTCGGAGTTGACACGATCTCGTTCGAGGTTCTACCCGGACAGGGCCTTCCGGAAAGGCTCTGCAACAACGTCATCAAAACCACCGTCGCCCTTCGCTCCGCATACCGCCTCTTAAAAGACCGGCCCCTGGCTTTTTTTGCGTATCCGCATTCGCTGACGACGTTTCAGAACAGGCTTTTGTTCCGTCTCTGCACGGCCTGCAGGATCCCGACCGTCGTGGATATCCACGATACGCGGGAACAGGCCGCGGCAGTCGGCGACGGGCAGTTCGGGGTGCCGCAGAGGACGGAAGGCTACTGCCTGGGCCGGGCAACACTCCTCATCGCGCTGAACCCGCGGATGTGGGAGCGGATCAGGCGAACGTATCATCTCGACGGGACACCTGTTGTATTCGTCCCGAACGGGGTTGAAGAGGAGTTCTTCACGCAACACTCTGCACCGTATTCTCCGGTCGAAGGGCGGTTCAACATCTGCTATACAGGAGCGCTGACAAAGAACAGGGGGATCGATCTTCTGGTGAGTTCATGCGGTATCCTGCGGGAGCGTTACCCCTGGATCCGCTTGCACCTCATCGGGCCGTACGGACCCGGGATCCCGGACGACCTCAAGGAGACGATTGAAAGAAGCGATTTTATCGTGAGAGCCGAACTTCCAAGGAGCGCGATCCCCGCCGCGCTCGCTCCGATGGATCTCCTCGTGCTGCCCTACAACCCGGGGGAACCATACCTGAACCTGGCATCCCCCACGAAACTCTTCGAATACATCGGGGCGGCGAGACCAATCCTCTGCACGAAGTGCGAGTCCTTGATGGATATCGACGATGAGGGCGGCTTTACCTATGCGGACTATTCGGTGCCGGAGATGGCGGAGGCCATCGAGCGCCTGATCTTCCATCCGGAGGTGCGCGAAGAGATGGGGCGGGCACTCTGCCGCATACGCGAGAGCCACACCTGGAAGGAGAGGGCAAGCAGGATATATCATGGTATCAGATCCTTATGCGGAACGATCTGA
- a CDS encoding glycosyltransferase family 4 protein: MEQHETERQKKVFLVSPSPSTFTERDLKTLRQEYLVRETVISDYQGKNGLKRSLLISFEILRGVLWADLTYSWFAHNHSYLAVRLANLLGKRTLVVIGGYEVAKEPEIGYGALLDPKLAKRVNYIIGNADHILAVSEFNRREILNLSERRHVAVVYNGIDCAQFTPGETKEDLVITVCQISKNNITLKGLDTFLNAARSLPDLRFAVVGRVLDGSIEDLRRSAPQNVTFVPSPSQEELLRWYRRAKVYCQLSYRESFGVALAEAMSCECVPVVTERGALPEVVGGTGFVVPYGDVQATSTAIMEALHSDGGRAARARVQAKFSLEERREKICRVIEENPA; the protein is encoded by the coding sequence GTGGAGCAGCATGAAACAGAACGACAAAAGAAGGTATTTCTGGTATCCCCCTCTCCTTCCACGTTTACGGAGCGGGACCTGAAGACGCTCCGGCAGGAATACCTGGTCAGGGAGACCGTCATCAGCGACTACCAGGGAAAAAACGGCCTGAAGCGGTCCCTCCTGATCTCATTCGAGATCCTGCGGGGGGTCCTCTGGGCAGATCTCACCTACTCCTGGTTCGCCCACAACCACTCGTATCTCGCGGTAAGACTGGCGAACCTCCTCGGGAAGAGAACCCTCGTCGTCATCGGCGGGTATGAGGTCGCAAAAGAGCCGGAGATCGGGTACGGTGCCCTGCTCGACCCGAAACTCGCAAAGAGGGTGAACTACATCATCGGAAACGCCGATCACATCCTCGCGGTCTCGGAGTTCAACAGGCGGGAGATACTCAACCTGAGTGAGCGACGCCACGTTGCGGTCGTCTATAACGGCATCGACTGTGCACAGTTCACCCCGGGAGAGACGAAGGAGGATCTCGTCATCACGGTCTGCCAGATCAGTAAAAACAACATCACGCTCAAGGGCCTTGACACGTTCCTCAACGCCGCAAGGAGCCTCCCGGATCTCCGGTTCGCCGTCGTCGGCCGCGTCCTTGACGGAAGCATCGAGGATCTGAGACGGAGCGCCCCACAGAACGTCACGTTTGTCCCGTCCCCCTCCCAGGAAGAACTCCTGCGCTGGTACCGCCGAGCAAAGGTCTACTGCCAGCTCTCTTACCGGGAGTCGTTCGGTGTCGCGCTCGCCGAAGCGATGTCCTGCGAGTGCGTCCCCGTGGTGACCGAGAGGGGCGCCCTCCCTGAGGTGGTGGGGGGTACGGGGTTCGTGGTACCCTACGGCGATGTGCAGGCGACGTCGACGGCGATAATGGAGGCGCTGCACTCCGACGGGGGCAGGGCGGCAAGGGCCAGGGTCCAGGCGAAGTTCTCCCTTGAAGAAAGGAGGGAGAAGATCTGCAGAGTGATTGAAGAGAATCCGGCATGA
- the asnB gene encoding asparagine synthase (glutamine-hydrolyzing), with protein MCGIAALVMLGGLPEQLRHITVMTDILRHRGPDDEGSVFFGQNPREISIFGGEDTPLAVYGSDLAYAPQHPTPGGLPERAVLALGHRRLSIIDPTPAGHQPMCSPDRRYWIVYNGEIYNYRELRLELEAYGHRFASSTDTEVLLAAYAHWGRDCLHRLNGMWAFVIYDTQEQKVFVARDRFGVKPLYYWFSPEGFLAMASEIKAFTVLPGWNPHVNGPRVYDYLVSNLLDHTSETLFAGVYQLRGGEAAEFRVGEIDTALPVYRWYRLDPHQFSGTFDEAVTEFGRLLRDSVRLRLRSDVPGGSCLSGGLDSSSIVCLANDLLREEQKEGFQKTFSACSDVKEYDEREYADEVISARGIEAHYTYPSFEELLEELDELVWYQDEPFKTTSIYAQWLVFELAANHGVKVLLDGQGADEQLCGYQWFFGCRYADHFHSMKWKMLWRDIRAVKSRHGLSEFQSLSMMGYYLLPSSVREIMKPYATSGQAGSSWLNTGLLSAYNAAASGAERSFAARSGPSLTTTQSIALDQMLWVSLPSLLHWEDRNSMAHSVESRVPFLDYRLVEYVMSLPEEYRIHEGVTKRILREAMSGILPERVRMRMDKMGFYTAEEHWLRYEDPEIFRRLLVEAVQDSKGILTKEVLGKLERMFTGDDPVSAMVWRWILFGRWMRIFNVQTPNAGVGLAGVSGVQGGLT; from the coding sequence ATGTGCGGGATCGCAGCGCTTGTAATGTTAGGTGGTTTGCCGGAGCAACTCAGACATATCACGGTAATGACCGATATCCTGCGGCACCGTGGGCCTGACGATGAAGGGTCAGTTTTTTTCGGGCAAAACCCTCGGGAGATCTCGATATTCGGCGGTGAAGACACGCCTCTTGCGGTGTACGGATCCGATCTGGCGTATGCCCCGCAACATCCCACTCCGGGTGGTCTCCCCGAACGTGCAGTGTTAGCGCTCGGCCACCGCCGCCTCTCGATCATCGATCCCACCCCGGCAGGCCACCAGCCGATGTGTTCGCCGGACCGGCGATACTGGATCGTGTACAACGGGGAGATCTACAACTACCGCGAACTCCGGCTCGAACTCGAGGCGTACGGACACCGGTTCGCCTCAAGCACCGATACAGAGGTTCTCCTTGCCGCATACGCACACTGGGGCCGCGACTGCCTCCACCGCCTCAACGGCATGTGGGCGTTCGTCATCTACGATACTCAAGAACAGAAGGTCTTCGTCGCCCGTGACCGTTTTGGGGTCAAACCTCTCTACTACTGGTTCTCTCCCGAAGGGTTCCTCGCGATGGCTTCAGAGATCAAAGCCTTCACAGTCCTTCCCGGCTGGAACCCCCACGTGAACGGGCCGCGGGTTTACGACTACCTGGTCTCGAACCTCCTCGACCACACATCCGAGACGCTCTTTGCCGGGGTATACCAGCTCCGGGGCGGTGAGGCCGCGGAGTTCCGGGTGGGCGAGATTGATACTGCTCTCCCGGTCTACCGGTGGTATCGCCTCGACCCGCACCAGTTCTCCGGGACGTTTGATGAAGCGGTGACGGAGTTCGGGCGGCTGCTCCGGGACTCGGTCCGACTACGGCTGCGTTCGGACGTCCCCGGCGGCTCCTGCCTATCAGGCGGGCTCGACTCCTCGTCCATCGTCTGCCTGGCAAACGACCTTCTCCGGGAGGAGCAGAAAGAGGGGTTCCAGAAGACGTTCTCTGCCTGCTCGGATGTAAAAGAGTATGACGAGCGCGAATACGCCGACGAAGTTATCAGCGCACGGGGTATTGAGGCGCATTACACGTATCCTTCCTTTGAGGAGCTGCTTGAGGAACTCGATGAGCTCGTCTGGTACCAGGATGAACCGTTCAAGACGACAAGCATCTACGCCCAGTGGCTTGTCTTCGAGCTTGCCGCAAACCACGGGGTGAAGGTCCTGCTGGACGGTCAGGGCGCCGACGAACAACTCTGCGGATACCAGTGGTTCTTCGGGTGCCGATACGCGGACCACTTCCACAGTATGAAATGGAAGATGCTCTGGCGGGATATCCGGGCGGTCAAGTCAAGGCACGGTCTCTCCGAGTTTCAGTCGCTCTCCATGATGGGATACTACCTGCTGCCCTCTTCCGTCAGGGAGATCATGAAACCCTACGCCACGTCGGGCCAGGCCGGTTCCTCCTGGCTCAACACCGGTCTGCTCTCCGCGTATAACGCTGCCGCATCGGGAGCAGAGCGGTCTTTCGCGGCACGCTCCGGGCCTTCCCTCACGACCACACAGTCGATCGCTCTTGACCAGATGCTCTGGGTGAGTCTGCCAAGCCTCCTCCACTGGGAGGACCGGAACTCTATGGCTCACTCCGTCGAGTCGAGGGTGCCGTTCCTGGACTATCGCCTGGTCGAGTACGTGATGAGTCTCCCTGAGGAGTACCGCATCCACGAAGGCGTGACCAAGCGGATACTGCGTGAGGCGATGTCGGGCATCCTCCCCGAGAGGGTGCGCATGCGTATGGACAAGATGGGTTTCTACACGGCAGAGGAGCACTGGCTCCGGTACGAGGACCCCGAGATCTTCCGCCGGCTGCTCGTAGAGGCCGTCCAGGACTCGAAGGGCATTTTAACGAAGGAAGTCCTTGGTAAACTGGAGCGCATGTTCACGGGAGACGACCCCGTCAGCGCAATGGTCTGGAGATGGATCCTGTTCGGGCGCTGGATGAGGATCTTCAACGTACAGACGCCAAATGCCGGTGTCGGCCTGGCTGGCGTTTCCGGGGTGCAGGGCGGCCTCACGTAG